The following are encoded in a window of Oceanidesulfovibrio indonesiensis genomic DNA:
- the atpB gene encoding F0F1 ATP synthase subunit A gives MAGGLPHPVLFSDLTGADHALSNLLGVGEAKHVFYTWIAMAILFICAFVVRKGLKTVPGTLQNIFETIVGGLENFVVENMGENGRKVFPVLIVLFLFIFVQNMLGLVPGCDAPTANVNTNAAMALFVFAYYNGIGIMRWGPGYIKHFMGPMLPLAPLMLILEFISHLARPLSLTLRLFGNIRGEEIVIILFFILAPIIGTIPIYFLFMLAKSLQAFIFFMLTMIYLKGSMEHAH, from the coding sequence ATGGCAGGTGGACTTCCTCATCCGGTGCTCTTCTCCGACCTCACGGGCGCCGACCACGCGCTCTCGAATCTTCTCGGCGTCGGCGAGGCGAAGCATGTTTTCTATACGTGGATCGCCATGGCCATCCTCTTCATTTGCGCGTTTGTCGTGCGCAAAGGCTTGAAGACGGTGCCGGGGACACTCCAGAACATTTTCGAAACAATAGTCGGCGGATTGGAAAACTTCGTTGTAGAGAACATGGGCGAGAACGGCCGCAAGGTCTTTCCCGTACTCATCGTGCTCTTCCTGTTCATTTTCGTGCAGAACATGTTGGGCCTGGTTCCCGGCTGCGATGCGCCCACGGCCAACGTGAACACGAACGCGGCCATGGCCCTCTTTGTATTCGCATATTACAACGGCATCGGCATCATGCGCTGGGGTCCGGGCTACATCAAGCACTTCATGGGTCCCATGCTGCCGCTTGCGCCGCTCATGCTGATTCTCGAGTTCATCTCGCATCTGGCGCGTCCGCTTTCGCTCACGCTTCGTCTCTTCGGTAACATCCGCGGTGAAGAAATCGTCATCATTCTGTTCTTCATCCTCGCGCCGATCATCGGAACCATTCCGATCTACTTCCTGTTCATGCTCGCCAAGTCTCTGCAGGCGTTCATCTTCTTCATGCTTACGATGATCTACCTGAAGGGCTCCATGGAGCACGCGCACTAA
- a CDS encoding glycosyltransferase family 2 protein, which produces MKRNRLASLSDSPLSGLPREAVRLLAMGAVGKHHLLHVSRVLFDATAHVPPNLAERCARVGLELMLQAWVDDPLDGGLAQSIRSIHERHGRLFKPLPPALANSLATVSSMWSMPEDDREFLGLFETRDADTIFTYLDSALAASDHALYRLNQARQAAGIFGRGKWLVERIRAASHMNQPLESKILGDSLLLAGEPDEAAKAYDAIEGGESWPGLLFRMGNALASMGRLEDAKDAWRASVERYPWMINAVLVYHDAVSRTDRSVSRVPDNVAVLLYCFDKGDDLDATLKSVFESELGGASVLVLDNGSGSSTRDMLSGWASRIDEPRLVTLRAPVNVGAPGARNWLIREVLERGHEWAAFLDDDVDVPKDWLGRLAAAAKAYPEAGVWGAKVVNATVRQGIQGADFTLQPDAGEQPSLGAPGENPPKPIALSALHHFDPDYGQFRYMRPCASVMGCCHLFRTATLEKLGGFDLRFSPSQFDDVDHDLRLLSQEMPAVFQGHCTVGHRRPFPHLANVSWEQAKAAEANHYKLRAKHTAHMTTLLAQQESILLEDLNGKWRRLLESGALSQDALKS; this is translated from the coding sequence ATGAAACGAAATCGGCTGGCGAGCCTTTCCGATTCCCCTTTATCAGGCTTGCCTCGCGAGGCGGTTCGTCTCCTCGCTATGGGGGCCGTCGGCAAGCACCATCTGCTCCACGTCTCCCGCGTACTGTTCGATGCGACGGCCCATGTGCCTCCGAATCTAGCCGAGCGCTGCGCCCGTGTGGGCCTGGAACTGATGCTGCAGGCGTGGGTGGACGACCCACTGGACGGCGGGCTGGCGCAATCCATCCGCTCCATTCATGAACGTCACGGCCGCCTTTTCAAGCCCCTCCCCCCTGCGTTGGCCAACTCCCTCGCCACGGTTTCTTCCATGTGGAGCATGCCGGAGGATGACAGGGAGTTCCTCGGCCTGTTCGAGACACGTGACGCAGACACGATATTCACGTATCTGGACTCCGCTCTCGCCGCATCGGACCACGCCCTGTATCGGCTCAACCAGGCGCGGCAGGCAGCGGGCATCTTCGGACGCGGAAAGTGGCTCGTGGAGCGCATTCGGGCAGCGTCCCACATGAACCAGCCTCTGGAATCAAAAATCCTGGGCGATTCGCTGCTTCTGGCAGGTGAACCGGATGAGGCAGCGAAAGCGTACGACGCCATCGAGGGCGGGGAAAGCTGGCCCGGCCTTTTGTTCCGCATGGGCAATGCGCTGGCCTCCATGGGACGGCTTGAAGATGCCAAGGATGCATGGCGTGCTAGCGTGGAGCGATATCCGTGGATGATCAACGCGGTGCTTGTGTACCACGACGCCGTCAGCCGCACCGATCGGAGCGTATCGAGAGTTCCGGACAATGTCGCGGTGCTCCTCTATTGTTTCGACAAGGGCGACGACCTGGACGCCACTCTGAAGTCGGTCTTTGAAAGCGAGCTCGGTGGTGCATCGGTCCTGGTTCTGGACAATGGCAGCGGCAGCTCAACTCGTGATATGCTTTCTGGCTGGGCGTCCCGCATTGATGAACCTCGGCTGGTCACGCTTCGCGCGCCAGTCAATGTAGGAGCGCCGGGCGCCCGCAACTGGCTCATCCGGGAGGTGCTGGAGCGCGGCCATGAATGGGCAGCTTTCCTGGACGACGACGTGGACGTCCCTAAGGACTGGCTCGGGCGGCTCGCAGCGGCGGCCAAGGCGTATCCCGAGGCTGGCGTGTGGGGTGCCAAGGTGGTCAATGCGACCGTGCGCCAGGGCATTCAGGGAGCGGACTTCACCCTGCAGCCGGACGCTGGAGAGCAGCCGTCTCTCGGGGCGCCAGGTGAAAATCCGCCGAAACCAATCGCTTTGAGCGCCCTGCATCATTTCGATCCTGACTACGGTCAGTTCCGCTACATGCGGCCCTGCGCTTCGGTCATGGGGTGCTGTCATTTGTTCCGAACGGCCACGCTGGAAAAACTTGGTGGTTTCGATCTGCGATTTTCTCCCAGCCAGTTCGACGACGTGGACCACGATCTGCGTCTGTTGTCGCAGGAAATGCCTGCTGTGTTTCAGGGACATTGCACCGTGGGCCATCGGCGGCCCTTTCCCCATCTGGCCAACGTGTCCTGGGAGCAGGCCAAGGCGGCGGAAGCGAATCATTACAAGCTTCGGGCCAAGCATACCGCCCACATGACCACCCTGCTTGCTCAGCAGGAATCCATTCTGCTGGAGGATCTGAATGGAAAGTGGCGCAGGCTGCTGGAGAGCGGCGCCCTGTCGCAGGACGCGCTGAAGTCATAG
- a CDS encoding calcium/sodium antiporter: MSPALSLLVGLPLLLAGGHYLASGAGALALRLRIPQFTVGLTIVAMGTSAPELAVSLLAAMGGSSDIAMGNVVGSNLANLLLILGAVGIMRPLTLTASIRWREIPFMLLSVLVLAALVNDSYLSGTGPDILGRGEGLALLGFFAIYMYYVVTVARSSGMQADEGVPVLSLPVSLIMSVGGLIALIAGGKLTVSGASGVALAMGASEALVGLTIVAIGTSLPELVTSLAAARQGNADLAVGNVVGSNIFNIFWILGVSSCVSPVSFNTQLNADLGVLFVGTMLFFLFTYTGKRHTVDRFEAFLFIAIYAGYVGYLAVRG; the protein is encoded by the coding sequence ATGTCCCCCGCATTATCCTTGCTTGTCGGCCTTCCTCTCCTGCTTGCCGGCGGCCACTATCTGGCCTCCGGCGCCGGCGCTCTGGCGCTCCGGCTGCGCATTCCGCAATTCACCGTTGGGTTGACCATTGTGGCCATGGGGACCTCCGCGCCGGAGCTGGCCGTCTCACTGCTTGCGGCAATGGGCGGATCTTCTGATATCGCCATGGGCAACGTGGTGGGCTCCAACCTCGCGAACCTGCTTCTCATCCTTGGCGCCGTCGGCATAATGCGCCCACTCACGCTCACGGCTTCCATCCGCTGGCGGGAGATCCCGTTCATGCTCCTGTCCGTTCTCGTGCTCGCGGCGTTGGTGAACGACAGCTATCTTTCCGGAACCGGCCCTGACATTCTTGGCCGCGGCGAAGGGCTTGCGCTCCTCGGGTTCTTCGCCATCTATATGTACTACGTCGTCACCGTGGCCCGATCCTCCGGCATGCAGGCCGACGAGGGCGTCCCGGTTCTTTCGTTGCCCGTTTCCCTTATCATGTCCGTGGGCGGACTGATCGCGCTCATTGCCGGGGGCAAGCTTACGGTATCTGGCGCCAGCGGCGTGGCGCTCGCCATGGGCGCGAGCGAAGCGCTCGTGGGACTCACCATCGTGGCTATCGGCACTTCCTTGCCCGAACTCGTCACCTCTCTGGCTGCAGCGCGTCAAGGCAATGCCGATCTGGCCGTGGGCAACGTGGTGGGATCAAACATTTTCAATATTTTCTGGATACTGGGCGTATCCTCATGCGTTTCCCCTGTATCCTTCAACACGCAACTGAACGCGGACCTCGGAGTCCTTTTCGTCGGTACCATGCTCTTCTTCCTGTTCACATACACCGGCAAGCGCCATACGGTGGATCGATTCGAAGCGTTCCTCTTCATTGCCATCTACGCCGGCTATGTGGGGTACCTCGCTGTTCGGGGGTGA
- a CDS encoding GGDEF domain-containing protein, producing MPQDMHPGKPLPGSDEAGRFGGSRLGMLRFALQEPMGRHWKRFFQSLLLAFGAPTGWVLIVLLTGIGGQASRAYTVGVLLYMLLGSMAVFGVFSYILGRSEQRFADLSIHDHLTGLYNTRLFHDSLNSQFSLAERHGHDLTLLLLDIDRFKRVNDTYGHPVGDRVLSAIATQVTHVVRSGDMVARVGGEEFAVILPETDTRGGVELAERIRATVENTSIAVSGHTELRVTISIGVAGTDMVQPETTTELFAAVDNALYDAKNSGRNCVRVASRVPLNDIDHT from the coding sequence ATGCCGCAAGACATGCATCCCGGCAAACCGCTCCCGGGATCGGATGAAGCAGGGCGCTTTGGCGGCTCGCGGCTGGGCATGCTCCGTTTCGCATTGCAGGAGCCCATGGGACGCCACTGGAAGCGCTTTTTCCAGAGCCTCCTGCTTGCCTTCGGCGCCCCGACCGGCTGGGTCCTCATTGTCCTGCTTACCGGCATCGGCGGGCAGGCGAGCCGCGCTTACACCGTGGGCGTGCTGCTGTACATGCTCCTTGGCTCCATGGCGGTATTCGGGGTGTTCTCCTACATTCTGGGACGCAGCGAACAGCGGTTCGCCGATTTATCAATACACGACCATCTGACCGGCCTCTACAATACGCGGCTCTTCCACGACAGCCTCAACAGCCAGTTCTCCCTGGCCGAACGTCACGGCCACGACCTCACGCTTCTTCTCCTGGATATCGACCGATTCAAGCGGGTCAACGATACGTACGGCCACCCCGTGGGCGATCGCGTTCTGTCTGCAATCGCCACGCAGGTCACGCACGTCGTGCGCTCCGGCGACATGGTTGCCCGTGTTGGCGGCGAGGAATTTGCCGTTATTCTGCCTGAGACAGACACGAGGGGTGGCGTAGAGCTTGCCGAGCGCATTCGCGCTACGGTGGAAAACACTTCGATTGCCGTGTCAGGTCATACGGAATTGCGCGTCACGATATCAATCGGCGTAGCCGGCACCGATATGGTCCAGCCCGAGACCACTACGGAGCTTTTCGCCGCCGTAGACAACGCCCTCTATGACGCCAAGAATTCCGGGCGCAACTGCGTGCGCGTCGCATCGCGGGTTCCACTGAACGACATCGATCACACATAA
- a CDS encoding ATP synthase subunit I, which yields MQNLVSKMMNGMLSRAGALNHSVESRLYRQGFTQPAVRRLIAWQILLTLAVLPAGALFFWIGLWPLAFVAGSLLATFNFYFLARSIQQILYVKYDRQLLVSMLFRFYGRLGITAVALFLLIVWCRVPVVALVAGLSTVVATIVVWGGARLFEQNAKEA from the coding sequence ATGCAGAATTTAGTATCGAAAATGATGAACGGCATGCTGTCCAGGGCCGGAGCGCTGAACCATTCGGTGGAGTCGCGCCTCTACCGGCAGGGGTTCACCCAGCCCGCCGTACGCCGACTCATCGCATGGCAGATACTGCTGACTCTGGCCGTGCTGCCCGCAGGCGCCTTGTTCTTCTGGATTGGGCTATGGCCTTTGGCCTTCGTGGCCGGTTCCTTGCTCGCGACCTTCAATTTCTATTTCCTCGCCAGATCCATACAGCAGATTTTGTATGTCAAGTACGACCGGCAACTCCTGGTTTCCATGCTGTTTCGTTTTTACGGGCGGCTTGGAATCACGGCGGTTGCCTTGTTCCTGTTGATCGTTTGGTGTCGGGTGCCCGTCGTCGCTCTCGTGGCAGGCTTGTCCACAGTGGTCGCGACGATAGTGGTATGGGGCGGCGCTCGGCTTTTCGAGCAAAACGCGAAGGAGGCTTAG
- a CDS encoding redox-sensing transcriptional repressor Rex: MPPKQLFSLKSENIPRATIQRLALYVQVLEDLDRQGNEVISSELLAKACSVNPSQIRKDLAYFGEFGVRGVGYYIKDLISAIKQSLGIDHVWKTVLVGVGNLGRALLNHAEFRLRGFDIIAAFDCDPFKIGEQVSGLEVLCTKRLKEKVHELDVNLGIITTPPERAQRAANHLVEANIHGILNFAPARITVPDYVFVEYVDFFHHLYSLAFHITLSKER, encoded by the coding sequence GTGCCTCCCAAACAACTCTTCTCGCTCAAAAGCGAAAATATTCCCCGAGCCACTATTCAGCGGCTCGCTTTGTACGTTCAGGTGCTCGAAGACCTGGACCGCCAGGGCAACGAGGTCATATCGTCGGAGCTCCTGGCCAAGGCCTGCTCCGTGAATCCTTCGCAAATTCGAAAAGATCTCGCATACTTCGGGGAGTTTGGCGTCCGTGGCGTCGGCTACTATATCAAAGACCTCATCAGCGCCATCAAGCAAAGCCTGGGTATCGACCATGTCTGGAAGACGGTTCTGGTCGGCGTAGGCAACTTGGGCCGTGCGTTGCTGAACCACGCGGAGTTCCGGCTTCGTGGCTTCGATATCATCGCGGCATTCGACTGCGATCCCTTCAAAATCGGCGAACAGGTGTCCGGACTGGAGGTGCTGTGCACCAAGCGGCTCAAAGAGAAGGTTCATGAGCTGGATGTGAACCTGGGCATCATCACCACACCGCCGGAACGAGCTCAACGCGCAGCCAACCACCTCGTGGAAGCTAATATCCACGGCATTCTTAACTTCGCCCCTGCGCGAATCACTGTGCCGGATTACGTTTTCGTCGAGTACGTGGATTTCTTCCACCATCTCTACTCCCTCGCATTCCACATCACGTTGTCGAAAGAGCGCTAG
- a CDS encoding universal stress protein, which translates to MKPIKTILCAVDFSEATTPVSNYATTLAKALGAEVHVLYVAPDLERYNLFEVPSRDIEAFVNNIIEGAEKSMAKCLDTEFADVSGKGVVRMGYAPQKILEYAEEAGVDAIVIGSHGRRGVDRIVFGSVAEKVIKQSNVPVLTVPIRSRSS; encoded by the coding sequence ATGAAACCCATCAAGACCATTCTCTGCGCCGTTGACTTCTCCGAGGCGACTACGCCTGTGAGCAATTACGCAACGACTCTTGCCAAAGCCCTGGGCGCCGAGGTCCACGTTCTATACGTCGCTCCTGACCTGGAACGGTACAACCTTTTCGAGGTCCCCTCGCGGGATATCGAAGCGTTCGTGAATAACATCATAGAAGGCGCCGAGAAGAGCATGGCCAAGTGCCTGGACACCGAGTTCGCTGACGTCTCCGGAAAGGGCGTTGTGCGTATGGGGTATGCCCCGCAGAAAATTCTGGAATACGCTGAAGAGGCCGGCGTCGACGCCATTGTTATTGGCAGCCACGGCCGCCGTGGCGTGGATCGCATCGTCTTCGGCTCTGTGGCCGAGAAAGTGATCAAGCAATCCAACGTGCCCGTGCTTACAGTGCCGATCCGCTCGCGGTCATCATAG
- a CDS encoding AtpZ/AtpI family protein, with the protein MHEVIAPEPSANVDFKTVRPRVERFSGMFKRKKNRFRIFDKDVRDALFGVGTIGMHLVGSTFIGLAMGYYLDKWLDPKYGTKPYLTFFFLFMGIVAGFRNVYFEARRLQRMNEKNAVPPPGPQKPEGKEKPYGYTPAKGDAEDANKDE; encoded by the coding sequence ATGCACGAAGTGATCGCGCCGGAGCCTTCGGCCAACGTTGACTTCAAGACCGTGCGGCCACGGGTGGAGCGCTTTTCGGGCATGTTCAAGAGGAAGAAAAACAGATTTAGGATTTTCGATAAAGACGTCCGGGACGCGCTCTTCGGCGTCGGGACTATCGGGATGCATCTCGTGGGAAGCACCTTTATCGGGCTGGCCATGGGATACTACCTCGACAAATGGCTCGACCCGAAGTACGGAACCAAGCCGTATCTCACGTTCTTTTTTCTTTTTATGGGGATCGTGGCCGGCTTCCGCAACGTCTACTTCGAAGCCAGGCGGCTGCAGCGGATGAACGAAAAAAACGCCGTGCCTCCGCCCGGTCCGCAAAAACCCGAGGGCAAAGAAAAACCCTATGGGTACACGCCTGCGAAAGGCGATGCGGAAGACGCAAACAAGGACGAGTAA
- a CDS encoding diguanylate cyclase domain-containing protein, producing MAVSPSSPTVLLAVADSLIGLHFEQTLRCCFGVLAAADFDEAMERLREQIPVQPGPALLGETPDHPVQLVIVECESRFDAALHLLRTIKNTPELRTIPVVFVADGDKPATEKLALEQGAADFWTMPIPETVLLARAALHVQRFRRIRRLMRGSITDETTGVSSRRLFEDVLRMEWRRSLREKSWVTLAFVAMDGYETYAERLGQGSVEECMLVLAQALKVCLRRPGDMLSRLSQDIFAALLPVTDSRGAPVVSQHMLHAVAGLRLPFPGSVSRLKLSEHVSISIGTVSVAPDSPDGFERFTESAYVALGLAMADGPWGVRQHVPSGSSL from the coding sequence ATGGCTGTTTCGCCCTCTTCTCCCACAGTCCTTCTCGCCGTAGCGGATTCGCTCATCGGCCTGCATTTCGAGCAGACATTGCGCTGCTGCTTCGGCGTCCTCGCCGCAGCGGACTTCGACGAGGCCATGGAAAGATTGCGAGAGCAGATTCCTGTACAGCCCGGTCCTGCGCTACTAGGCGAAACACCCGACCACCCGGTCCAACTCGTCATCGTCGAATGCGAATCCAGGTTCGACGCTGCGTTGCATCTGCTCCGAACCATCAAGAACACTCCGGAACTTCGCACCATCCCGGTGGTCTTCGTCGCCGACGGAGACAAGCCCGCCACGGAAAAGCTTGCGCTGGAGCAGGGGGCCGCGGACTTTTGGACCATGCCGATCCCCGAGACGGTGCTGCTCGCCCGCGCTGCCCTGCATGTCCAACGCTTCCGGCGCATCAGGAGGCTCATGCGCGGCAGCATTACAGACGAGACGACCGGCGTTTCGAGCCGCCGGCTGTTCGAAGATGTGCTCCGCATGGAATGGCGGCGATCCTTGCGGGAAAAGTCATGGGTGACGCTCGCTTTCGTGGCCATGGACGGTTACGAGACCTATGCCGAGCGTCTGGGCCAGGGAAGTGTGGAAGAGTGTATGCTGGTGCTGGCTCAAGCACTGAAGGTCTGCCTGCGCCGACCCGGCGACATGTTGTCCCGGTTGTCGCAGGACATATTCGCAGCGCTGCTGCCTGTCACCGACTCTCGCGGTGCGCCAGTAGTGTCGCAACATATGCTCCATGCGGTCGCAGGGCTCCGACTTCCCTTTCCCGGCAGCGTCTCCCGGCTCAAGCTTTCGGAACACGTCAGCATCTCCATTGGCACGGTTTCCGTCGCGCCAGATTCGCCTGACGGCTTCGAGCGCTTTACGGAATCCGCCTACGTAGCGCTGGGCCTGGCCATGGCGGATGGTCCCTGGGGCGTGAGGCAGCACGTCCCCTCCGGTTCCTCCCTCTGA
- a CDS encoding ATP synthase F0 subunit C, with protein MRKTLFIVLNTMALLLVGAAAAFAQEHGAPMLDASGLGLTCFAAAIGMAIAAAGCGIGQGMGLKAACDGTARNPEAGGKIMVTLILGLAFVESLAIYALVVNLILLVANPFVG; from the coding sequence ATGCGCAAGACTCTCTTCATCGTTCTGAACACCATGGCTCTTCTGCTCGTCGGCGCTGCTGCCGCTTTCGCTCAGGAGCACGGCGCTCCCATGCTGGACGCCAGCGGCCTCGGCCTGACCTGCTTCGCCGCTGCCATTGGTATGGCCATCGCTGCTGCCGGCTGCGGCATCGGCCAGGGCATGGGTCTGAAGGCTGCCTGTGACGGCACCGCCCGCAACCCCGAAGCTGGTGGTAAGATCATGGTTACCCTGATTCTGGGCCTGGCCTTCGTCGAGTCCCTGGCCATTTACGCCCTGGTCGTCAACCTGATCCTGCTCGTCGCCAACCCCTTCGTCGGCTAA
- a CDS encoding mechanosensitive ion channel family protein, which yields MDMTAAQEWFTGLPDWLFNVIISVAAILAILLLKRILLAFLRPSDEELRFRFVMENAFSIASSVAIIIALVFIWLQGFKPLLTVLGLIAAGLTISSKEIVMSFMGFFALVTRDHFAIGDRVCVAGNIWGDVTGKGMLFFTVLEVSQEHRGQSTGRLVRVPNMVIFTHPVINATKGFDAVWHEISIRVTPDSDWRALKEIMRGAANDWLESSRLDLEKLERKMERSQVTFKVRRPGVYVSVGNGALVVTIRYLCPARQRRDSEHYITEAMLAGIEKNGNINIASEY from the coding sequence ATGGATATGACCGCCGCACAGGAATGGTTCACCGGATTGCCGGACTGGCTCTTCAACGTCATCATCAGCGTGGCCGCCATCCTGGCCATTCTGCTGCTCAAGCGCATTCTGCTGGCGTTCCTCCGGCCCTCGGACGAGGAGCTCAGGTTCCGCTTCGTCATGGAGAACGCGTTCTCCATCGCCTCCTCCGTCGCGATCATCATCGCCCTGGTTTTCATCTGGCTGCAAGGGTTCAAACCGCTGCTCACGGTGCTTGGCCTCATCGCCGCCGGCCTGACGATCTCGTCCAAGGAGATCGTCATGAGCTTCATGGGCTTCTTCGCCCTGGTCACACGGGACCACTTCGCCATCGGCGATCGGGTCTGTGTGGCGGGCAACATATGGGGCGACGTGACCGGCAAGGGCATGCTCTTCTTCACCGTCCTGGAGGTCTCCCAGGAGCACCGTGGCCAGTCCACCGGCCGCCTGGTCCGTGTGCCCAACATGGTCATCTTCACGCACCCCGTGATCAACGCGACCAAAGGCTTCGACGCTGTATGGCACGAGATATCCATCCGCGTCACTCCAGACAGCGACTGGCGAGCGCTCAAGGAGATAATGCGCGGGGCGGCCAACGACTGGCTGGAGAGCTCGCGCCTGGACCTCGAAAAGCTCGAACGCAAGATGGAGCGATCCCAGGTGACATTCAAAGTGCGGCGCCCCGGTGTCTACGTATCCGTGGGCAACGGCGCGCTGGTCGTCACCATCCGCTATCTGTGCCCTGCGCGCCAACGCCGGGACAGTGAGCACTACATAACCGAAGCGATGCTCGCAGGCATAGAGAAGAACGGCAATATCAATATAGCAAGCGAGTACTGA
- the corA gene encoding magnesium/cobalt transporter CorA — translation MTRHRRWCTSIDMFDLLRSHSRKAGSPPGHAAYVGPEKSFAPFIECVVYSPGAVERRTIGIAEVNAVLDSATAAGAVVWIRLVGLHDPSVARLAGEAFGLHPLQIEDALHTAHRPSLDEGEDVLFATVKSLSYDPASKHLVQEHVALALSRGRCLTFEENPSNPWDALYPRLQNPRSRMRRLGADYLFSCLLDTLVDNCFVVVDEIAEASQALEETLISETENSGAPVLKDIYGMRKELLLFQAAVRPMHEITTRLVRDEQEFFSEEVRPFLRDVRDHAAHVRDAVMLLSSLLENLTETAISLAGLKLNAVMRVLTVIATIFIPLTFVAGVYGMNFENMPELTFRYGYFAILGIMLLIALAMIVFFRKRRWI, via the coding sequence TTGACGCGGCACCGCCGCTGGTGCACCTCCATAGATATGTTCGACCTGCTGCGCAGCCATTCCCGGAAAGCCGGCAGCCCACCCGGCCATGCAGCCTATGTGGGCCCGGAGAAATCTTTTGCACCGTTCATCGAGTGCGTGGTCTACTCCCCCGGCGCCGTAGAACGCCGGACCATCGGGATCGCGGAGGTCAACGCTGTGCTGGACAGCGCCACCGCGGCTGGAGCCGTTGTCTGGATCCGACTCGTGGGCCTGCACGACCCGTCTGTAGCCCGTCTGGCCGGCGAAGCCTTCGGCCTGCACCCGTTGCAGATAGAGGACGCTCTGCACACGGCGCACCGGCCGTCTCTGGACGAAGGCGAGGATGTCCTCTTCGCTACGGTGAAGTCCCTGAGCTACGACCCGGCGAGCAAGCATCTCGTGCAGGAGCATGTGGCCCTGGCCCTGTCCCGGGGACGCTGTCTGACGTTCGAGGAGAACCCGAGCAACCCCTGGGACGCTCTGTATCCTCGCCTGCAGAACCCCCGCAGCCGGATGCGCCGACTGGGTGCGGACTACTTGTTTTCGTGTCTCCTGGATACGCTGGTGGACAACTGCTTCGTAGTGGTGGACGAAATCGCCGAGGCGAGCCAGGCTCTCGAAGAAACGCTCATCAGCGAGACCGAGAACAGCGGCGCGCCGGTGCTCAAAGATATCTACGGCATGCGCAAGGAACTGTTGCTCTTCCAGGCCGCAGTGCGCCCCATGCACGAGATCACCACGCGACTCGTGCGGGATGAGCAGGAGTTTTTCTCCGAAGAGGTGCGACCGTTTCTGCGCGACGTGCGCGACCACGCGGCGCATGTGCGCGACGCCGTCATGCTGCTCAGCAGCCTGCTGGAAAACCTTACCGAAACGGCCATCTCCCTGGCCGGGCTCAAGCTCAACGCGGTGATGCGCGTACTGACGGTCATCGCCACCATTTTCATCCCTCTGACCTTCGTGGCCGGCGTCTACGGCATGAACTTCGAGAACATGCCTGAACTCACCTTCCGGTACGGCTACTTCGCCATACTGGGCATCATGCTGCTCATCGCCCTGGCGATGATCGTCTTTTTTCGGAAACGTCGATGGATATGA